One Setaria viridis chromosome 3, Setaria_viridis_v4.0, whole genome shotgun sequence DNA window includes the following coding sequences:
- the LOC117847482 gene encoding G-type lectin S-receptor-like serine/threonine-protein kinase At4g27290 translates to MAAHPSIVSHFSSFSPAMSPLYILLGGLLLFSSLHTTSFAATANGDTLAAGEALAAGDKLISRNGKFALGFFQFQQSPGTTSKSPNTTTTTTTSSPGWYLGIWFNKIPVFTTVWIANREKPITDHDLKQGQLKISRDGNLVIIFNNNASTESIIWSTTGVVFNSTNNTTSAVLMNNGNLALIPETLSDEAPLWQSFDDPTDVGLPGAKVGRNKVTGFNHKFISKKSMIDPGLGSYSVEIDTNGVLLLRSRKPPFVVYWSWPSGKLGELVSALSALLEMDPRTKGLLKPTYVDNDKEVYVG, encoded by the coding sequence ATGGcagcccatccatccatcgtcAGTCACTTCTCCAGCTTTTCTCCGGCCATGTCACCCCTGTACATATTACTCGGAGGgcttcttctcttctcttccttgcaCACTACAAGTTTCGCTGCAACTGCGAATGGTGATACTCTTGCAGCAGGTGAGGCCCTTGCCGCTGGTGACAAGCTCATATCAAGAAACGGCAAGTTTGCGCTCGGCTTCTTCCAGTTCCAGCAAAGCCCAGGCACCACCAGTAAGTCtcccaacaccaccaccaccaccaccacttcctCCCCCGGCTGGTACCTTGGCATATGGTTCAATAAGATACCAGTTTTTACCACTGTCTGGATCGCTAATAGGGAGAAGCCCATCACTGACCATGACCTCAAGCAAGGACAGCTCAAAATTTCAAGAGATGGCAATCTTGTCATCATCTTTAACAATAATGCCAGTACTGAATCCATAATCTGGTCTACTACTGGCGTTGTTTTCAATAGCACAAACAATACCACTAGTGCCGTTCTCATGAATAATGGAAACCTTGCCCTCATACCGGAAACCTTATCTGATGAAGCACCGTTATGGCAGAGCTTTGACGACCCAACGGATGTTGGGcttcctggcgccaaggtagGCCGAAATAAGGTCACTGGTTTTAACCATAAGTTCATCTCAAAGAAGAGCATGATTGATCCAGGTCTTGGCTCATACTCTGTCGAAATAGACACCAACGGAGTGTTGCTCCTCAGAAGTCGCAAGCCCCCCTTTGTAGTGTACTGGTCTTGGCCATCTGGAAAATTAGGAGAACTTGTATCAGCACTGAGTGCACTGCTAGAAATGGATCCACGGACCAAAGGTTTACTTAAGCCCACGTATGTTGATAACGACAAAGAGGTGTACGTTGGATGA
- the LOC117847480 gene encoding G-type lectin S-receptor-like serine/threonine-protein kinase At2g19130, producing the protein MAPLYIVLLVGLISLSSPHNPFGSAATTPNGDTLAAGQALAVGDKLVSRNGKFALGFFRFRQSLAAIGKSTDENTTISSPGWYLGIWFDKIPVCTPVWIANRERPIAESELKATRLKISTDGDLVVAILHNHTRIKSIFWTTNGTIANRTRSSSVVLMNTGNLAVLPKAPSNGVPLWQSFDYPADVGLPSAKIGWDKVIRLNRFGISKKSLIDPSFGSYSIHVDTDGALRLTSRISPYVVYWSWPPGKLAQLVQVLDGLMDSDPRTKGLLTPRYQENDQEVYFSYNKTDESASVFVEIGISGQLKLNVWSRAKESWETVYAQPSDFCSAYAVCGPFTVCNGNSGPLFCDCMETFSRKSSRDWDLGDRTGGCARNTPLDCIGSNKSKTSSTDVFHPISRVTLPYDEQRIEDAATQTDCAEACLNDCSCTAYSYENSKCSVWHGELLNVNLDDGIGISSQDVLYLRLAARDFQSLRENNKRIPRVIIGASIVSFGFLMLMVLLMVWIGNRFKWFSVPIHGIQNSGGIVAFRYTDLGRATKNFSEMLGSGGFGSVFKGVLSQTTTIAVKRLDGARQGEKQFRAEVSSIGLIQHINLVKLIGFCCEGDKRLLVYEHMPNGSLDAHLFKGDAIILNWSTRYQIAIGVARGLCYLHQSCRECIIHCDIKPENILLDASFVPKIADFGMAAFVGREFSRVLTTFRGTVGYLAPEWLSGVAITPKVDVYSFGMVLLEIISGKRNTPEVCSKSSYDAAYFPVQAISKLHEGDLQSLVDPQLHGDFDLEEAERVCKVAFWCIQDNECDRPTMGEVVRVLEGLQELNMPPMPRLLAAITERSDSV; encoded by the coding sequence ATGGCTCCCCTCTACATAGTACTGCTGGTTGGGCTTATTTCCTTGTCTTCGCCCCACAATCCTTTCGGTTCCGCCGCGACGACGCCAAATGGTGACACTCTCGCTGCAGGCCAGGCGCTTGCCGTCGGTGACAAGCTCGTCTCAAGAAACGGCAAGTTCGCGCTCGGCTTTTTCCGCTTCCGGCAAAGCCTCGCCGCCATTGGTAAGTCCACCGACGAGAACACCACAATCTCCTCCCCCGGATGGTATCTTGGCATATGGTTCGATAAGATCCCGGTTTGCACCCCCGTGTGGATTGCTAACCGGGAGAGGCCAATCGCCGAATCCGAACTCAAGGCCACACGGCTCAAAATATCAACAGATGGCGACCTCGTTGTCGCCATCTTGCACAATCATACCAGGATCAAATCCATATTCTGGACCACTAATGGCACTATTGCCAATAGAACAAGAAGTAGCAGTGTCGTTCTCATGAACACCGGAAACCTTGCCGTCCTACCAAAAGCCCCATCGAATGGTGTACCATTGTGGCAGAGCTTTGACTACCCAGCAGATGTCGGGCTTCCTTCAGCAAAAATAGGCTGGGATAAGGTCATCCGCTTGAATAGGTTTGGCATCTCTAAGAAGAGCCTAATTGATCCAAGTTTTGGCTCATACTCAATTCATGTAGACACTGATGGGGCGTTGCGCCTTACAAGTCGCATATCCCCCTATGTAGTGTATTGGTCTTGGCCACCAGGAAAATTAGCACAACTTGTACAAGTACTCGATGGGTTGATGGACTCGGATCCACGGACCAAGGGTTTGCTTACACCTAGATATCAAGAAAATGACCAAGAGGTGTACTTCTCGTACAACAAAACGGATGAATCAGCTTCTGTATTCGTCGAAATAGGCATCTCCGGTCAGCTCAAGCTGAATGTTTGGTCGCGAGCCAAAGAATCTTGGGAAACTGTATACGCCCAGCCTTCTGATTTTTGCTCAGCATATGCTGTATGTGGACCTTTCACGGTCTGCAATGGCAATTCGGGCCCATTATTCTGTGACTGTATGGAGACCTTCTCTCGGAAATCGTCTCGAGATTGGGACCTTGGTGATCGAACAGGAGGGTGTGCTAGAAATACTCCCTTAGATTGCATAGGTAGCAACAAAAGCAAGACAAGTTCAACAGATGTGTTTCACCCCATATCTCGCGTTACGTTGCCCTATGACGAACAGAGAATAGAAGATGCTGCCACGCAAACTGATTGTGCAGAAGCTTGTCTCAATGACTGCTCCTGCACCGCTTATTCCTATGAGAATAGTAAATGCTCTGTCTGGCACGGGGAATTGCTCAATGTCAATCTGGACGATGGGATTGGTATTTCTTCTCAAGATGTTCTTTACCTTCGTCTTGCTGCAAGAGATTTTCAAAGTTTGAGGGAGAACAACAAAAGAATACCAAGAGTTATTATTGGTGCAAGCATTGTTAGTTTTGGGTTTCTAATGCTCATGGTGTTGTTGATGGTTTGGATTGGAAACAGATTCAAATGGTTCAGTGTGCCAATACATGGCATTCAAAATAGTGGTGGAATTGTGGCCTTTAGGTACACCGATTTAGGCCGCGCAACTAAAAATTTCTCAGAAATGCTAGGAAGTGGTGGTTTCGGTTCTGTATTCAAGGGAGTGTTAAGTCAAACAACTACAATTGCGGTCAAAAGGCTTGATGGTGCTCGCCAAGGAGAGAAGCAATTTAGAGCTGAGGTGAGCTCAATTGGGTTGATTCAACATATAAACCTAGTGAAATTGATTGGTTTCTGCTGCGAAGGTGATAAGAGGCTACTTGTTTATGAGCACATGCCAAATGGGTCTCTTGATGCCCATTTATTTAAGGGCGATGCTATCATCCTAAATTGGAGCACAAGGTATCAAATAGCCATAGGAGTTGCTAGAGGATTATGCTATTTGCATCAGAGTTGCCGTGAATGCATCATACATTGTGATATTAAGCCAGAAAACATACTTCTCGACGCGTCATTTGTTCCTAAAATTGCAGACTTTGGGATGGCAGCATTTGTAGGAAGGGAATTTAGCCGAGTTCTAACTACATTCAGAGGAACTGTAGGGTATCTTGCCCCAGAGTGGCTTAGCGGAGTTGCTATAACACCTAAAGTTGATGTTTATAGCTTTGGTATGGTACTATTGGAAATCATATCTGGAAAGAGGAACACACCAGAAGTGTGCAGTAAGAGCAGTTATGATGCTGCTTATTTTCCCGTGCAAGCCATCAGCAAGCTTCATGAGGGAGACCTGCAGAGTTTGGTGGATCCACAGTTACATGGTGACTTCGACTTGGAAGAGGCTGAAAGGGTTTGCAAAGTTGCATTTTGGTGCATCCAAGACAATGAATGTGATCGGCCGACAATGGGTGAAGTGGTCCGTGTTCTTGAGGGCCTTCAGGAGCTCAATATGCCCCCAATGCCAAGACTACTTGCAGCTATAACGGAACGCTCTGATTCAGTGTAA